The DNA region ACGGCCAGGCAGAAGCTACCAATAAGGCCATTGTGAGCGGATTGAAGAAGAGGTTGGAAAGCGCCAAAGGTAGATGAGCCGAGGAATTTCCAAGCGTCCTATGGTCATACCGGACAACTCCTAGGAGATCCATGGGAGAAATACCATTCTTTCTAACTTACGGGGTAGAGGCTGTCATCCCCGCTGAAGTAAACTTATGCAGTGCTCGAGTCGCAGGATTCGCTTCGGACGAGAATGAGAAGCTAATGTCCAAGCAGTTGAATTTGCTAGAGGAACACCAAGAAGCGGCCATCAATCGGCTGGCAGAATATCAGCAAAAGCTCACCTGGAAGTACAATAGAAATGTGAGGAAGAGGGAGTTTGCCACGGGAGATCTAGTGCTTCGTAAGGTCGTAGGGAATACATAAGACATTAATCCAGGGAAACTAGCCCTGTCCTGGGAAGGGCCCTATCGAGTGATTGCTATTGCAGGTGTAGGAGCATACTACTTAGAGGTTTTGGAGTAAAAACCACTTCGGTGGCCATGGAATGTtcacaacttaaatttttttttatcattgacCAGTTACTCTCCAAAGATGTAAACTTGATGTAATTTTGCATTATTACGTATTAATATGACGATATTTATTCATGCAGGTGCATTTAACCCCATTACTATTAAGTTATTATTGCTAGTTAAGAAATATGGAGAGAATCACGAGGGCAAAGGCAACTCATTCACGCTAAGGACAGAAGCCTGTCCTCTGTTCAATTCTTATCACCAGGCAGGTGGAAACCATAAGACATCattttctaaggacagaaacctgccctcgatTCGATTCCTATGACCGAGCAAGTGGAAACCTTAAGCTATCATTTCCTAAGGttagaaacctgccctcggttcgattcctatcaccgagcaggtagAAACCTTAAGACATCATTTTCTAAGAACataaacctgccctcggtttgATTCCTAtgaccgagcaggtggaaaccttaagctaTCGTTTCCTAAGGTTAGAAACCTGCCCTCAGTTTGATTACTATCACCAAGCAAGTGGAAACCTTAAGACATCATTttctaaggacaaaaacctaTTCTTGGTTCGATTCCTATGACCAAGCTAGTGGAAACCTTAAGCTATCGTTTTCTGAGGTCAGAAACCTACCCTCgattcgattcctatcaccgagcaggtgaaatCCTTAAGACATCattttctaaggacagaaacttgtcctcggttcgattcctatgATCGAGCAGGTGGAAACTTTAAGCTATCATTTTCTAAAGGCAGAAACCTATCCTTAGTTCGACCtttatcaccgagcaggtggaagcCTTAAGCTATCGTTCTCTAAGAGTAGAAACCTATTCTAGGTTTGACCTTCTGTACCGAGTAATGAAAACCTAAACCAAAAGATCCTAAGGGTAGAAAAGTTGCTCCCAACCACCATGAGTGAGAAAGAAAGGTATGATGATTAAGTTAACCCCAATCATATACAAAGTGGGCAGTTCTCAAACAAGCATGGATGAATTTAAAAACAGGAATGAAACACACAAATTTATGTCCCAACATTACCAATTAAAACCCTTCAAACAATAAAGAAATTGTTCTATCACCACAGCTCGGTGATCTAGGCTTACCAAACACAAagccagtaaaaaaaaaaagagaggagaaagaagaaaaaagggatTGAATCATCATACGACAAGGTTAGAAGAATTcggtgggggggggggtaggTTGCTCAGATCCGTCTTTGGCCAGCCGAGCTATTGGAGGGGTCTGATCTTGAGCAGCTTCAGCTCTGGTACGGACGTTGCTTGTAACCTCTAGGTCAGCCGTTTCCACATGAGCATCAATGTCACATACAAGATCCCTCACACTTAAAGTTTCCTCATTCGTGGCATCAGGTTGACTCTGAACAGGAGGGGGAGGGGCCGGGTAGGGGATATGCGTTGGATTCCACAACGGGGAGTCCTCAGCTACTCCCATCGCTTGAAGAGTAGCTAACCATCCTTCCCCAAATCCATGTTACCTAGCTTGGTGGATGATCGGTTCCACAGAGCTTTCAGCCTCCAAGAAACCTACGTTGTACCACTTATCCTCAGAGGCTTCGAGAgattctttcaagttggcaaTTTGATTAGCTTGGGCTAGATTTAAGCTATCTGCCATCGCTAGCTTGAGCTCTGTCTCGCCTAGCTTTGTTTCCATGACGGTCAGCTTGCTCTCAGCAGCCTACCGGACTTTCTTGGCATCTATTGCTTTCCTCTCCGATGCTGTGGCAGCCTCCCCCTTCTCCTTGGCAGTAACCTCAGCAACGGCCTTCAGCGCCTTCTCTCGCTCAACGGCCTCGGTTGCATCCTTCAACCTCCCATCCATAACGCCAGTCAACTGCGCGGCTTGAAAATAGAACAGTAACAAAATGATGAAACTGGGAAGAAAGCTACCTGTTACAACATATGCAATAAAGGGAATAGGAAATTACAACAATGGTATGCCATTGTAGCCGTCTAGCAAGTGTCTCATCATCACCGTCCGAAAAATAGTGAACATCCTCGGGCAGCAGGAGGCCTTGCACCAAACTTTGAGCTACTTGCCCCCCTTTGCCATTGTCCCATAGCCGAATGCTGGCAGTTGCCGATAAATTAAGGCTTATCACCCAACTAAAAAGCGTGCTGCCAACCAACCTCGGGTTGAGAAGAAGACGCCACGTTGGTCTTGACCTGAGCCACTAGTGGAGTAACAACTGGCGTCTCCTGGATCTTAGGCCGGCCCCTTGCGCGGGGCGGGGTCTTCGGTATGGCGTCACCTAGGACGGGAGTGTTCTTCTCGGTAGCTTGTTTCCTCTTTTGGTTTCACCAACGGGAATAGCCTGGCCCGTTCCTTAGGGGGATTGAGGTTGAGCCACAAGTCCGGCACCGGGTATAAACTGAGCAAGGGTCATCTCCCTATGCTTCaccattttttccacgtggtcGGATTTAGTGCCCGAAGTACCTACTGGTTCGGCAGCTTCTTCCTCGGCTATTGGGGCAGCGTTTTATAGCTGTTCGATGGCTTCGTGTCTTTTTTGATTTTGGGACACACGCTCGACAGACTCGTCCCTTATAGGTGTGATGTCATCTGTGGTGGTATAGCGGGGGCCAAGGTCTTGAGCTTCGCTAGTAGTAAGCACGGGAGGAAGGAATTTTTTGTGTCAGACGTCTATGTATGACAGGAGCGAACTGTTTACCAAAAGCGCTTGGCTGAAGTTTTGCCAAGTGGTGTACACTGGGTTAATGCCGAGGATCAAATGAGATGCCCTAAGTTGCCCGTTGTTGTGCACCAAAATCTCCGACTTAAGAACAAAATTGAGATCATGTACGTGTATAACTCGGGAGTCCGGTAAAAACCTTTTCGATTCTACAACAAGCCCGAGAAAAGACTGATCAGTTAAATACACAAAATAAGACgcaaaaccaaaacaagtgGAAATTCTCTGTACCGACCAACTTCGTGTAGCGAAAGTGGGCAAAGTAGCTCACCGGCGAGCTAGTTGCCACGTACCCGAACAAACTCTCCAACTGAGTTTCTATTGGAATCGGGTAGACAAGAGATAAGCTGGACCCGCATATCTCTAGTCTTTAGATAATAGTCACTTGTAAAATTACCGCACAATTTGTACATGAAATTGATGTCGTGATGGTTCAGTTGCAGCCTGAATATCTGATTCAGTCGGTTGACACAACTAACAATTCTATAAAAGTTAGGGGGAAATTGGTCGGGACACAGACCATAGAACCCCAAGGTGCTTATGATAAGGGGGTCTATAGGAAATCTAACCCCACCCTCTAGTATAGACATCAATGGAAGAAACACTGCATTCAGGTCAACAGCCCTTGCAAGAGCAATATCGCCTTCTTGGTAGTACATAATGTCAACATCCCCTGGGATACTGAAGGTTTCTTTAAAACTAGCCAAGGTAGCCCTAGAAGCGAGAAGATGAGAAAACCCCATTCCTAAAgtatgaaacaaaaaagaattgaaaagaaaaagatagaaaaaactTACTTTGGGCTCTAGAGAGTGAGAAACTTGAGGAGTGTGTATGCGTAGAAGAAGAATGCTTAGCAAAGAGAAGATTAGGAATGAAAGGAACACAAAGAGTGAAATGGGAGCCTAGAATTGGCTATTTATAGGGCTTGAGGCATTTAATGAGGCGAGGAGCGGGAAAACCCTCCCAAATTCCTTTTGGGTAACCTCCCCACACGCGTGGGCACAGTTTACGAACCGTCAAACGGTTCACCAACCATCAAATTTTAATTACTAATGTGACGACCTGACATGGCACCACTTTCGAGAAATCTACTACGATGATTGCCCTGGCCGCGTGTAAAGGGTGTTCGTTGTCCACGGGAAATCATCATCATGACTTGACCGGGATCCTTAATTCATCTCCAGAAGCAGAGCATGAATCAATGGGGGCTATTGTATGGGCTTCACCCTTCTTCAAGCCCATTTACTCAGAGGTCCACGGAGGTAACAACCTGTGTAAGGACCTGACACTGATCAAACCGACTGGCTCATTCTAGACAATTTTTTATGCTTATCAAAAACCCAAAGCCTAGGGATGGAATCATTCACGGTGTGACCGACAAAGGTGAAGCCTCACCACTTCCGATGAATATGTCCCCCGGGCAGGTAGAAGTCGGAGTGCATGGCATCACCTAGGGAATATCTCTGCTAGGCATCAAATCTGCCGGTggagctagttccaatgccactgtTATCTTCTCCTACTCaccaccaaacatccacttacgAGTAATGGTATTGGACCTCCTTTTCGTTGCTTAGGGAATGCCTCTGCCGGGCAGCAGATCTAATAGTGAAGTTAGTTCCAAAGCCACTATCACTTTCTCCCACTCGCAATTAAGCACCCACTTAGAAGAAACAATATTGGACCTCTCCTTCCACTGACCAGAGAAATGATCATGGCAATCCCACTTTGGCTATAAATAAGCGAGAGAGATTCAGTGGATGGGGTTGGCAATTCTGGAGAGTGGATACTAAGGAAAGGAAGTGATCATCTTGGGAAAAAGGGGGAAGAGTGATCTTGAGAACATAGGGGATTTGGGTGCATGGCCTACCAAACATAGAACCACCCATTGTAGGTAATCCGAAAGCCTACAATACAAGTAGATTGTGAACCCAAATAGATTTTAGGCCCAATAGTCATATTTGGGTGCGCACAGATATAATTGGAGATTAAAACTTTATAAATTCTAGATCTCTAAACcatacaaaccctaaatctctaaaccttcttataaatatcttttatttttttattattttttttatttcagccATACTACTCACTCTACTATCTTATAGTCTCACGctcaattctcaaactcaaagtaTCAAACCagttattgctctctctctctctctctctctctctctctctctctctctctctcatgtgtttAGTGAGTTTTAGAACTAAAGAAAACCGTTTTCTtggtgtttcaaaattttgcagtaattttttctgcataatgTTTTTGTTCTATATACTTTGAACTCATGTGTTGTTATTAATATATGAGATATATTAATTGTTGATTAAAGCCACAGTTGTAGCTTTTGTCTTGTG from Castanea sativa cultivar Marrone di Chiusa Pesio chromosome 6, ASM4071231v1 includes:
- the LOC142640130 gene encoding uncharacterized protein LOC142640130, with protein sequence MGNRRFVLVAVDYFMKWAEAEVLANIRDVDIKRFVWRNIITRFGVPESLVSDNGLQFDCKTFREFCNNLGIRNRYSTLAYSQSNGQAEATNKAIVSGLKKRLESAKEAVIPAEVNLCSARVAGFASDENEKLMSKQLNLLEEHQEAAINRLAEYQQKLTWKYNRNVRKREFATGDLVLRKVVGNT